CTAGCGACTCTCGGTTTAGGTGTGGGAGAAGGGGGCCAAATCGTTGATACCTACCCTTACTTTGTCATTGGTGCTGTACACTTGATTTCTTCTGCTGTTTTGGGTGCAGGTGCGTTATTTCATACCTTCAGAGTTCCCGCTGATCTTCAAGAAACCGAAGGTAGAGCGCGCAAGTTTCACTTTAGCTGGGATGATCCTAAACAGTTGGGAATTATTCTCGGACATCACCTTTTATTTTTAGGTGCGGGTGCATTATTACTAGTAGCTAAAGCTATGTACTGGGGTGGATTGTATGATAGTGTCACTCAGACTGTACGGGTAATCACTGAACCAACTTTAGATCCTTTGACTATCTACGGTTATCAAACCCATTTTGCCACTATTAATAGTCTGGAAGATTTAGTGGGTGGTCATATCTACGTGGGGATAATGTTAATTGCAGGTGGTTTATGGCATATTATCGTACCACCTTTACCCTGGGCGAGAAAAGCTTTAATCTTCTCTGGAGAGGCGATTCTTTCCTACTCCCTCGGTGGTATCGCTTTAGCTGGATTCGTAGCGGCTTATTTATGTGCGGTTAATACCCTCGCTTATCCCGTTGAGTTTTACGGTGCTCCTTTAGAAATTAAACTGGGAATTGCTCCCTATTTTGCAGATAGCGTAGAGTTACCTTTTGGACAACATACCGCTCGTTGTTGGTTAGCTAATGCACACTTTTTCTTAGCTTTCTTCTTCCTACAAGGGCATTTATGGCACGCTTTACGAGCTATGGGTTTTGATTTCCGTCGCGTAGAAAAGGCTTTAAATTCTCTAGAAGTCTAGTAATATCTTGTCCTTATAGTTAACTAAAAGCAAGGAAATGGCAAAAATTGGCTTATTTTTCGGTACTCAAACGGGAAATACTCAAAGTATCGCTGAATTGATTCAACGGGAATTAGGAGGAGATAGCGTAGTTGATTTACTCGATGTCTCTAATATAGAGACAGATGATTTTAATCACTACGAATATCTGATTATTGGTTGTCCTACTTGGAACGTTGGTGAGTTACAAAGCGATTGGGAAGGTCTCTACGATGAGTTAGATGATCTCAATTTTCAAGGGAAAAAAGTAGCCTATTTTGGTGCAGGTGATCAAGTGGGTTATGCTGATAATTTCCAAGATGCGATCGGTATTTTAGAGGAAAAAATCTCTTCTCTAGGTGCTAAAACCGTTGGTTATTGGTCCGTAGATGGCTATGATTTTAATGAGTCAAAAGCTTTACGTGATGGTAAGTTTGTTGGTTTGGCGATCGATGAGGATAATCAACCTGAGTTGACTAATAGTCGCATTAAAACTTGGGTAAATCAAATACGTAGCGAGTTTGGACTATAACTGTTTTTTCCTTCTTCCTATTTGGGGGAAGGATTTTCATTTGGGAGATTTTTAATGTTAATTGATAGTTTGTGGTTAAATGTTAGTCCTAGTTTAAATGAGTTAGATACTCCTTTACTTGATTGTTTGGCTAAAAAGTTTAATGTTGCTCAATGGCAATATATCCAGGAATTGGATCAGCCTAATTCTCTTTGTATCGCTATGTGTCTATTAGATAGTTATCTCGATAAGTTAAATTATCCCGTAAATCTGTTAGGACATGGTGTTAGTGGTTTATTAGCCTTATTATACGCTCGTCGTTATCCTGAAAAGGTACGTTCTCTAACTTTATTATCCGTTGGTGTCTATCCTGCGGTTGATTGGCAAGCTCATTATTATTTTAAACTGCAAATGTTGCCTTGTTCTCGACAGACTATCCTGAAAATGATGGTGCAGAATCTTTTTAATTATTCTGGTAACTTGAATAGAAAGTTTACTAGATTGTTGGATCAAGATTTACAGACTTCTTTATCTTGCCATAATCTCTATCAACAGTTAAAAGTCTTTCCAGGGGGTGTGTCTGTACCTATGTTAATCTGTGGTAGCGCTAATGATATTGTTATTGATCTAAATTCTTATCAAGGTTGGCAAACTTGGTTAAAACCAGGCGATCGCTTGTGGTTATCTCCCTTGGGACGTTATTTTTTCCACTATTTCTATCCCCAAGCTGTTAGTGAAACTATTCTAGATTATTGGCAATCTTTGACACCTGAAGCTAATAAAATGTTAATCTAAGCTTTAAATTGCTCTCGCTAAATAACGCATTTGAGCTAATTCTTGAGAGTCTAATTTACTAAGATTAGCTAAAACTAGATTCATACGTCCTAAAGATTTAAGTTGTTGTTGATGGCGATCGAGAAAATCCCAATAAAAGAAATTAAAAGGACAAGCAGATTCACCTGTACGATGACGATAATTATAAACACAGCGATCGCAATAATTACTCATTTTATGAATATAATTAGCTGAAGCTGCATAGGGTTTAGAAGCCAAAATACCGCCATCAGCAAATTGTCCCATACCCAAGACATTTGTCTGCATCACCCAATCATAAGCATCGATAAAAACGCTATGAAACCAATGTTCTAACTCCAGAGGAGATACACCAGCAATAAGGGCAAAATTACTCAGAATCATCAAACGTTGAATATGATGCGCATAACCTGTTTGTTCAATTTGCTGCAAAACTTGTTTTAAACAATTCATCTGGGTTAATTGACTATCCCAATAAAATGCTGGTAGAGGTTGGCTATGGTTAAACCAATTCAGTTGAAAATAATCTTCTGCTACAAATTGATAAACTCCTTGCAGATATTCTCGCCATCCTAAAACCTGACGAATAAAACCCTCAACACTATTGAGAGGATATTGTTGTTCATAATAAGCTTGTTCTACCCTTTGAATGACTTCTAAAGGAGTAATTAAACCGAGATTCAGGTAAGGAGAGAGTAAACTATGCCAGAGGGTATATTCTCCTGTTAGCATAGCGTCTTGATAAGTTCCGAAATTAGCTAAACAGTGGGTAATAAAATTTTCTAATACCTCTAAAGCTTGATCACGAGTCACACCCCAACAGAAAGGTTCAACTTCTCCGTAGAGAGGGAAATCTAGAGACTTAACCTTATTAATTACTGCTTGGGTAATTTCATCTGGTGAGAATTGAGTAAGTTTAGGGGTGGTTAAATTAGTTTTGGGAGGTTTACGATTTTGTTGATCATAATTCCATTTTCCCCCCAAGGGTTTACCTTGATCATCTAAGAGTATCTTAAAGCGTTTACGTCCTGCTCGATAAAAATCTTCTAGCAATAATCTCTTGCGAGGATTAGCCCATTCTTGAAAATCTGCTTGACTCCACAAGAAATGATTATTAGGAAACCAACGTAAGGTACATTCTAAGGATAAACCCTCGATTAAAGTTTTAAAGGGGCGATCGCTAGGCTGCATTACCCAGAGTTCGCTGATTTGATACTGAGCTAACCAACTCTTTAAAGGGGTTTGAAAGTCATCACTGATAGCGTAGGTAACCTCCCACCCTTTAGCTTTTAAAGTTGCCCCAAAGTGACGCATAGCTGACCAAACTAGTACCAATTTTTGACGGTGATAGGGTCTTAATTGCGCGTAATCTTGACTTTCAATTAGAATAACTGGACTAGGTGTGGGACAATTAGTTAAAGCTGCTTGATTTGTCCAGAGTTGGTCTCCTAATACCCAAATACCAATGGTCATTGTTCTTCTTTGACGGTAAATTTTTGGATAATTAACTGTATCCCTAAGAGAATTAAACCAATAGCAACTATCCCAAAGACACTCCCTCCTAATGCGACTAAACCTGAAACCAGAGTCCTTACTGTAATAGAGATATTAATAATAATAGGGTTAGTAGAAGTTATAGGTTTAGCGGCAAAAACGCTGTTAATCGCGCGCAACATCGCGAAAAAGGCGATCGCCAATCCTCCCGATAAACTTGCGCCAACCAAACAGCGCCAAGGTGTTACTTTTTGACTTGATGATTCTTCACTCATTTAAGTTGTTCTATAGCCTCTAAAGCGGGTTGATAATTAGGATCAATCCTTAAAGCTTGTTCAAATGAAGCTTTAGCTTCTGTATCTAATTGCAGTTGATAAAGAGTTATACCGCGATTGTACCAAGTATTGGCAGAATTAGGGTTAATCTTGATAGCTTGATTATAGGCTTCTAGGGATTCTTCGTAAAGACCTAAATCACTCAATGCCCAACCTAGGTTATTCCAAGCTGTGGCATAATTAGAATCAAGAGCGATCGCTTGGCGCAAAACTAGCAAAGCTTCTGCAGGTTGAGCTAGGATTAGCAGAATCAATCCTTGGTTATTAAGTATAACCCGAGAGTCTGGTAATCCATAGCTAGAGCGTAGTTTTCTGGCTTCAGTAAAAGCACTTAAAGCTTCAGGGTACTGTTGTAGAGCGAATAATAGCTCGCCTTTAGTTGCCCAATCTGCAGGATTTTTACCATTATAACCCATAGCCGTGTTAAGTGCTTCTAGGGCTGCATCGTATCTTTGTAATTGTTGGAGAGCACCAGCTTGACAGCGCCAAGAGTTATAATCATCTGGTTGTATCTGAGTAGCTCTAGCACAAGCGCCAAAAGCTTTTTCATATTCTTGTTGAAAACCCAAAGCAAAACCTTTAGCAAACCAGGAGAGGGATAATTGATTATTAATTTTAATAGCTTGGTCAAAAGCGGCGATCGCCTCTGAGAATCTATTTAGACGCCAATATTGATTACCCAATTCCAACCAATAAAGGGGATTATCCTGACTAGTTACCTCTAGATTAGGTTGCCAAGAGTTATTAATTAGGGAACTATCTAGAATAGGTGGAGGAGTATTCTCTATCTTAATCATAGCCTTAATCGGTTGTGTAGTTGCCCAATTCAGGAAAGTTTGTACAGGTATTCCCGCACTCAAACCGACTTTGATTCTGAAAGAGGATAAACCCGCTTCCACGAGATATTCACGAATAATTTGGTCATTTTCGTCTATTTCCTTACCATCTGCTCTACCATGAATAGCGATTAAACGACCATTGCTATCTAAAACTGGTCCTCCACTCATACCAGGGGAGGTTAAATTAGTATAGGTTAGTTCATAACCGCGAAAATCCTGGGTAACCTTTTCGGGATTGAGAATATCTGGATTAGAGATAGCGCTAGCCGAATTATCAAACAAGATACCTGGATTAAAGACTAATTTTGGGTTATTAAAAGCCCAACCTGCGACGAAGACATAAGGTTTATGATCATTATCTTGAAAACCCAGCTCATAATCCCGAGTTTGGTAGAGAGGATATTGATAAGAAGAGATAGTAACTACCTGATAATCTTCTTCAGCGCTAAACTCAACCAGTGCTAAATCTAGATAATCTGGGAGTTTTTGGATGTTGTTAGTATTAACCTGATGCTCTTTACCATCATGAGTTAATACTGCCATTTCCTCTCCTGGTAAAATAGATTCTACTACGTGTCTAGCTGTCAGCACATAATAGGTATTACCTTGTCTAGCGATAATTACTCCTGATCCTGGTGTAGATGATAAGAGTTTAACCGTGACAGTGGTGGCGATGGTTTCAATGTCTGGTGGGGTAAGTTCATAATTGGTTGGTTGAGCTAGGGTGTAGGGAAGAGTCAAACTAGCACCGGACAAAGATTCTCTGGAATTAACAACTTGAATATTTTTGCGGGAAAAATAGTACTTTTGTACTGGGGCAAGATTTGGCGTGAAGGCTTGGGGGATTTGGGGTAAGATAATCACTAATGCTGAACCCCTAGGCAAAAGGCAAAAGGCAAAAGTCAAAAGAGCGTTTCTAAATATCTTACTGCTCATCGCTTTAACTATTATTAGAGCCAAAAATGCCCTGATATTCTTCTACTCCTTCGTAAGCGTAGCGATTATAGCCATGGCTTTCAATCATTCTTTCGAGATATTCTACTCTTTCTGCTGGTGCGGGATGAGTTAATAACCAACGAGGAGTTCTATTTTCTCGATCTAACTGTTTAAAAATACCCATAACGCTATGTAAACCATCTGCTGCATAACCACTACTAGCGATTGCTCTTGTTCCGAGGATATCTGCTTGTTTTTCTAAGTCGCGACTATATTCTAAGTTACCCAATGTAACCAAAATATCACTTACTGGTACTATTTGACTAAAGTTTTGTAATAATGAGCCTGTTGCTATTTTTTGGAAGGTATGGGATAAGACTGCATGGGCGATTTCGTGACCGAGTAATCCTGCTAATTCTGCTTCTGAGTGCATTAATTCCAAAATACCTGTATGGACAAAAACTTTACCACCAGGTAAAGCAAAAGCATTGGGGGTAGGATCTTCTACGATCAAAAATTCATAGTCAAAGTCATTTCTACCCATCAACTGAGCTAATTTTTGTCCGATGTTATTGACATATTCTACTTGGCTAGGGTTTTCTACTAGGGTTACTTGTGATTTATATTGTTGAGCGAATATTTCTCCTGTTTGGGCTTCTCCTTGTATGAGTAGAGAGATAACATTGGCATCAGCATAGTTATTCCCTACCATCGTAGATAACAAGATATTACCTATACCTAAACCGATCATTTCTTCTTTGAGATTGGCTTGATATTTTTTGGTATATTCGTCAGCTAATTGTTGGTATTTAGCAGCTTCTGGATCGTCAGGATAACTGAGTGCGAATTGACGCGCGGCGATCGCTGCTTCTAACCATTGTTTCTGTTGTACCAAAACTGCAATTTTTTTCTCTAGGGGTTCTTTTAATTCGGGATATTGACTGGTAACCCTTTCGAGAATCTCTAAGGCTTTATCTGGCTGTTCATATAGTATATAAGCATCAGCATAAAGTAATTGACCTGGCACAAATTCTGGTTGAGTTTCCGTTAATAATCTCAATGGTTCAAAAATTTTGCTCTCTAGATTTTGTTCTATTCCTTCGTTAGCGATACGCCAATATACCTTAGCTGCTGGTTTGAGATTAGCTGTATCAATAACTGCATCGATTAAGTTTTCTGTATGCTGAAAATCTGGTTTAACTTCTCTTTGTATTTCTCTAGCTTTTTCGAGATTGCCCTGTTGATAAAATCTATCTGCTTCTGCTAAGGTTTGATAACGTGAGGGGTTATAGGTTTGGGCGTCTCCTGGGGAAAGTTGATTTAATAATAAGACTAGGGTTAAACTGATCAGGAGCAAAAACCAGAATAGTCTTTGCTGAATCGATTTAATCATGGTTTTTTCCTACCAAAGTGGTGTAGTTTCAGGAGTTTGGGAAGCTTCTTGTAAATAACTTTCAAAGTCTATATAGACTCTTCCTGTCGTTTCGTTAAGTACTGTAGATTGACTAACGCGCACAGCCATTAATTCTAATAAGGTTTGATTGGGATTGCTATCTGGTTTTAAGGTAAACAGTAATCCTTGACAAGGACCTTGATCTTGACTGGTTACACACACTATTGACTGACTATTCATTCTTCCTGTGGTTAGGTGTTTGATCATCCCACTATCATAGTAAGACTGAAAGCGTCGCGAAACTTCTGCACATCGTACTTCTGGAGTATAGCCAGAACCAGCAAAATGATCAGAAACCCAACGAATTATGGGGATACTTTCTGTAGGTGTTTTAGCTACTGTGGTTGGGATACCTTGATGATTTTCACAGACAAAACGAATAGTTTCTTCAGCAACAACTGATTTCTCTAGGGATACCTCAATTAATGCTAGGGAGGTTAAAGTAAGTAGTAGAGTAACTAGAGGTTTTTTCATGATCGCTAATGCTACTTGTTATAATTATCTTATCATATTTTTGTAATTATGGTATTTTGTCTAAATCCTAGTTGTACTAATCCCGATAATCCTGATACTCATAAGTATTGTCAGGGTTGTGGCGCTGTTTTGGCTGATAGTACTCAAGAATATTTGTTTCGTTCACGTTTTCAGGTGATTAAAAAACTAGGACAAGGGGGATTTGGCAGAACTTATTTAGCTAAAGATTTAGATTGTCGCGATCGCTTGTGCGTCATCAAAAAGTTATTAATTCAAGGTAATGATGTTTTAATCCAAAGAGTTAAAGAGTTATTCGACAGAGAAGGAGAACAATTAGATAAATTACAACATTCTCAAATCCCTAAGTTAATCGCTTATTTTGCTTATCAAGATGGACTTTATTTAGTCCAAGAATATATCCAGGGTAAAAATTTATACGAGGAATATCAGCAGCAGGGAAGATTTTCTGAAGAGAAAATTAAGGAGCTATTATTATCTATTCTTCCTGTCCTACAATATATTCATAGTCAACAAATTATCCATCGGGATATTAAACCTGAAAATATCATGCGTCGTGATGATGGCTCTTTAGTTTTAATCGATTTTGGCGCTACTAAGGTTGTTTCTGAAACTGTCCCGAGTCAATCTGTGCTTATTCCTTCTAGTCCTGGTTATAGTCCCTTAGAACAGCAACAGGGAAACGCAAAAGCAGCAAGTGATATTTATAGTTTAGGTGCTACTGCTATTCGTTTATTAACTGGTTGTTTTGTTGATGATTCTAATCAAGATTCTTTATTTGATGATTACCATAATCAGTGGATTTGGCGAGAATATTTAGAGAAAAGTAACCTTAAAATTAATCCTCAATTAGAAGCTATTCTTAATAAAATGGTAGCTGTTTCTTTGGCTAATCGTTATCAAGACGTTGCTGATATTTTAGCTGATTTCAATAATCTTTCTCAAGCATTTAATAATAGTCAAATAAACACCCAAGTGGTCAATATTGCTCCTGTATCTACATCTTCTCCACTTATTTTTAATAAAAAAATGTTAATGTTAGGAGTAGGAATAATCTTTTTAACAATTGGTAGCTTACTTTTTTTCTTCACTAGAGAAAATCCCAATCAATCAGAAATTACTACCTTAGCTTTTCCCGCAGAAGTTAATACATTTGAAGATGAGGAATTAGTAGTTATTATTCGTAAAGATAGTCCTAGTAATTATAGCTATGAAAGTCGTAATAAAAAAACCAACCAGTTTCTCAATCTAAAAGAATCTAGTTGTCAAAATAGGCAATCAGAGCAAGATTTAGAATGTATTTGGAGTAATGAAGGGATTAAATATCAGGTACTTTATAATCCCAATAATCCTAGTGAGATTAGGTTGTTAATTTATGGTTCTTGGGGAGAGGATTCTAACGAGAGAACCCTAAAATTATCTAATACCAAACCTTTATGGTAAATCAAACAACTCTCGGTGTATCTATGGGAAGGGGGAAGAGAGGGGCTGACAAGGGTAGGTTTTTTACAATAAGTTTGTAGTCAAGGTAAGACAAGGCAGACAAGGAGGGAAAGTAGACTCTCGAAGTATATGTATTTAAATATTACCTTGAATCAAAAACACACTTTTTGAATTGTAGTATCTACCTTGTCCCCCATTCTTCGTTCCTTCCTTGTCTCGTCTTCACCGAAATGTTAAAAACCTACACCTGTGAGGAAGAGAGGGGAGCTCCGGAGCAGGGAACTTCTGAGTATGATATATAGGAATAATAACACCGTTCCACCTAACCCCTAGCCCCTAACTCCGAACTAACCTATAGGGAGATAGAAATTAGTTAAATCCTAATCTCTAGATATTGACCAATCATTTGCTCTTCCCCTGCGCGAGAAATAATCGTTTGTCTAGTACGATAATTTTTACCGATTAGCTTCAATTCTTCTTCAAACGTAGAGTTATTATACTCTGTCTTTAAATAAAGAGTTTGACTATTGAGCATTTTATATTGAGCTTTGACTGGTTTAGGAGTAGCAAAACCGCGATCGCGATACAGAAAATTATCCCTAATACCAAATATAGTTTCTCCATGGGATAGTTTACGAACTCGATTGATATAATTGCTTTCCCAAGTTACTTTTGCTCCTCCAAAGAAATAGTTTACATCTTCGATTTGGTGCAACTTAGCTAAATCAGCTAATTCTGTTGAACCAGATTCTAGGAAACAAATTTGTATAAAACTTATTACCTCTTCTGGATCTACTTCGTTGGTTAAAGTGTAGTAACGTCGTTGAGATTTCCACTCACCGTGAGAATTACGAAAGAACTCTAGAGATTGAGTAATATTAGAGATTGCAGTTTGATTCAAGAGGGTCATTAAGTTACCTCAATAATTTATGATCCTTAAAACAGACCTTATGTCAAGTTATTTAGCTAAAATAGCTACAATTCTTAATATAACTTATTTAATTTAAAATTTTGTAAGTACAGATACTTAAGGCAAGATGAAAAACGTTATTTATAGAAAAGTTATCTTTAGGGAATAGCTTTCAAGCTAAATTTGAACTACTAATTAAAAATATTTTGCTATCGCTAAACGACTCAATCCTAATGGAGGTAAGCGGACTCGAACCGCTGACATCCTGCGTGCAAAGCAGGCGCTCTACCAACTGAGCCATACCCCCTTAGTGGTGTTTAAAAACTCATTTGTTTTTTATCCACTTTTGCTATTATACACAATATCAAAAAAAATGCAACCCTAAAAATGAAATTTGTTATAGCCAGTTTTTATAAGTTCGTCAGTTTACCTGATTTCGTCTCTCTTAAACCCTCTTTGTTGTTAAAATGTCAGGAGGAAGGCATTAAAGGGACAATTCTGCTAGCTGCTGAGGGGATTAACGGGACTATTTGCGGATCTAGTGAGTCTATCAGCAATATTTTAGCCTTTTTGCGCTCAGATTCTCGTTTAGCTGATTTACCTAGTTTAGAATCTAGTTGTGATTTTGTCCCCTTTGACCGTCTCAAGGTTAGACTGAAAAAAGAAATCGTTACTATTGGTATCCCGGAAGTCGATCCTACCTGTTGTGTGGGAACTTATGTCAAACCTCAAGATTGGAATAAGTTAATTAGCGATCGCGATGTTTTACTAATCGATACTCGTAACGACTATGAATATGAATTAGGCACTTTTCGAGGTGCAATTAATCCTCAAACTGATGCTTTTGGAGAATTTCCCGACTATATACGTTCTCGTTTAGCCGAAAATCCTAACCAAAAACTCGCTTTATTTTGTACTGGTGGGATTCGGTGTGAAAAAGCTACCTCATTTTTACTCGCTCAAGGCTTTAAAGATGTATATCATCTAGAAGGAGGGATTCTACGTTATCTAGCGGAAATACCACCCACAGAAAGTCTCTGGGAGGGTGAATGTTTTGTTTTTGACCAAAGAATTACACTTACCCATGGATTAAAACTAGGTCATCAGGTAGTTGCTAAACCCTTAGCAATCGGATATAATGGTTAATTGTCTATAAAATAAAGCGGGACTGGCGGAATTGGTAGACGCGCTAGATTCAGGTTCTAGTGTTCGCAAGGACTTCCGGGTTCAAGTCCCGGGTTCCGCATTATTGACGACGTTATGATAGAATTCCTCTAGGACTTTGACAGCGGTTATCCCCATTCAGCACTATTAATTTAGTGAGGTGAGGAATCCCCATCCTTTTAGGGTGGGAGGATGTCAATAACTATTTGAGTACGCCATTGAACATCTAATCCTAGTCTAATCGCTATGTCAAGATATTCTAATTCTTGCGTAGCGATCGTACTAGTAAGACCAAGCCTTGTTAAATCCCGTAAACCCAATAGTATCTAAAAAGATATCAGCAATAGTAAATAAATGCCAATAGTCAGTAAGATTTTTTGAGTAGGTAAGAAGATACAATAATCTTCTGCATCTAAATTGTAATCACTAAAAGCTTGTCTAATCCTGTTCCATAATTGCTGATAGATTAAGTCATTATTGCCTTTATGTACTTGAGGATGAACAAAGATAAATTTAGCCTCTGTTACTTGAGAAGCGATCGCAGGATATAAATAATCGTCTTGAATTATTGTTTGTATTAAATAAGACTAAAAAAGCTGGATTACTTAAAAAGGGTTTAAGACATCACGATACTGCTGAGAGTCATATAATAATATGATCCATAATAAATCTAACTTAATGATTACTAGTATAAAAAATCCTTTGATTAAAGAGATTAGGAAACTACATCAGAGTAAAACGAGACACAATCGCCAAGAAATACTATTAGAAGGAACTAATCTTTTAACCGCAGCAGTCGAGGTAAACTATCCTCTAGAGACGGTATGTTATACCCAAATATGGCAAGAAAAACACCCCCAACTCTGGGAAAAACTATCTCAACAAAGTAAGAGAGTAGAAATAGTTACACCAGAAGTAATTGGGGCGATCGCTACTACAGTCAATCCCGATGGTATTGTCGCTACCGCAACTAGACAGTCTCTAGTGAAACCTCCCTTAACCCTTAATTTAGGTTTAACGATCGAAAGATTGCAAGATCCAGGTAATTTAGGTACGATCATCAGAACAGCAGTAGCAACGGGTGTAGATGGACTCTGGTTAAGTCAGGGTAGTGTAGATTTAGACCATCCTAAGGTATTGAGAGCTTCAGTAGGAGCTTGGTTTAAACTACCCATGGGAATGACTTCTAGTTTAGCTGATTTGATCGTTAATTATCAACAACAGGGAATGCAAGTTATTGCTACCTTACCCCAAGCTGAGAAAACTTATTGGGATGTAGATTTTACTTTACCGACAATTATTTTAGTTGGTAATGAAGGGGGAGGTTTATCACCAGAGTTAATCGCGATCGCCCAAGAGAAGGTAAGGATTCCCCAAGTTGAAGAGGTAGAGTCGTTAAACGCAGCGATCGCCACTGCTTTATTGTTA
This Gloeocapsa sp. DLM2.Bin57 DNA region includes the following protein-coding sequences:
- a CDS encoding rhodanese-related sulfurtransferase: MKFVIASFYKFVSLPDFVSLKPSLLLKCQEEGIKGTILLAAEGINGTICGSSESISNILAFLRSDSRLADLPSLESSCDFVPFDRLKVRLKKEIVTIGIPEVDPTCCVGTYVKPQDWNKLISDRDVLLIDTRNDYEYELGTFRGAINPQTDAFGEFPDYIRSRLAENPNQKLALFCTGGIRCEKATSFLLAQGFKDVYHLEGGILRYLAEIPPTESLWEGECFVFDQRITLTHGLKLGHQVVAKPLAIGYNG
- a CDS encoding RNA methyltransferase, whose product is MITSIKNPLIKEIRKLHQSKTRHNRQEILLEGTNLLTAAVEVNYPLETVCYTQIWQEKHPQLWEKLSQQSKRVEIVTPEVIGAIATTVNPDGIVATATRQSLVKPPLTLNLGLTIERLQDPGNLGTIIRTAVATGVDGLWLSQGSVDLDHPKVLRASVGAWFKLPMGMTSSLADLIVNYQQQGMQVIATLPQAEKTYWDVDFTLPTIILVGNEGGGLSPELIAIAQEKVRIPQVEEVESLNAAIATALLLYEAQRQRR
- a CDS encoding phycobiliprotein lyase, whose amino-acid sequence is MTLLNQTAISNITQSLEFFRNSHGEWKSQRRYYTLTNEVDPEEVISFIQICFLESGSTELADLAKLHQIEDVNYFFGGAKVTWESNYINRVRKLSHGETIFGIRDNFLYRDRGFATPKPVKAQYKMLNSQTLYLKTEYNNSTFEEELKLIGKNYRTRQTIISRAGEEQMIGQYLEIRI